In Drosophila yakuba strain Tai18E2 chromosome 2R, Prin_Dyak_Tai18E2_2.1, whole genome shotgun sequence, a single genomic region encodes these proteins:
- the LOC6531795 gene encoding uncharacterized protein LOC6531795 isoform X1, whose translation MNFCSVPYEADYGMYADSKMKSVPQYPLGMGASQGQGQSMAMQPLNPPQMNLQMQMPVCQSGASSYPMQGMPLGMMQGGNQMTPMSTMSTQLPIGAVTPLNSMTMMPMMGSPMGAIDAPGINAVLPDLQPMGSMGQMQPLQQYNPTGSSTQMHQGRLTGGCSTGMAAACPSSPTNPGNWSSSPSSNQMMSNANMWQYSQPMQSPQPQYQQLQHFQQQQNPSQQQVSRMKPSYDAPMYRDMRNGLNTPSMHDSSKYSKGNQSFNCGKAVTKVPHWR comes from the exons ATGAATTTTTGCTCAGTGCCCTACGAAGCTGATTACGGCATGTACGCCGATTCCAAG ATGAAAAGCGTTCCCCAGTACCCTCTGGGCATGGGTGCCAGTCAGGGTCAAGGACAGTCCATGGCCATGCAGCCGCTGAATCCACCACAGATGAAtctgcagatgcagatgcccGTGTGCCAGTCGGGCGCCTCATCGTACCCCATGCAGGGTATGCCGCTGGGCATGATGCAAGGGGGAAATCAGATGACTCCCATGTCCACGATGAGCACCCAGCTGCCAATTGGTGCGGTGACGCCCCTGAACAGCATGACCATGATGCCCATGATGGGCAGTCCCATGGGCGCCATCGACGCACCCGGGATCAATGCAGTGCTGCCCGACCTGCAGCCCATGGGCTCCATGGGTCAGATGCAGCCGCTGCAGCAGTACAATCCGACGGGATCTTCCACCCAAATGCATCAAGGTCGTCTGACGGGCGGCTGCAGTACGGGAATGGCCGCAGCCTGTCCGTCGTCGCCCACGAATCCTGGCAACTGGAGCTCCAGTCCCAGCTCCAACCAGATGATGAGCAATGCCAACATGTGGCAATACAGCCAGCCCATGCAGAGTCCCCAGCCGCAGtaccagcagctgcagcacttccagcagcagcagaacccATCCCAGCAGCAGGTCAGCCGGATGAAGCCCTCCTACGACGCACCCATGTACCGGGATATGCGCAACGGTCTGAA CACACCGTCCATGCACGATTCTTCGAAGTACAGCAAAGGCAATCAATCATTCAATTGTG GAAAAGCGGTTACCAAGGTCCCCCATTGGCGTTGA
- the LOC6531795 gene encoding uncharacterized protein LOC6531795 isoform X2, with product MNFCSVPYEADYGMYADSKMKSVPQYPLGMGASQGQGQSMAMQPLNPPQMNLQMQMPVCQSGASSYPMQGMPLGMMQGGNQMTPMSTMSTQLPIGAVTPLNSMTMMPMMGSPMGAIDAPGINAVLPDLQPMGSMGQMQPLQQYNPTGSSTQMHQGRLTGGCSTGMAAACPSSPTNPGNWSSSPSSNQMMSNANMWQYSQPMQSPQPQYQQLQHFQQQQNPSQQQVSRMKPSYDAPMYRDMRNGLNNPF from the exons ATGAATTTTTGCTCAGTGCCCTACGAAGCTGATTACGGCATGTACGCCGATTCCAAG ATGAAAAGCGTTCCCCAGTACCCTCTGGGCATGGGTGCCAGTCAGGGTCAAGGACAGTCCATGGCCATGCAGCCGCTGAATCCACCACAGATGAAtctgcagatgcagatgcccGTGTGCCAGTCGGGCGCCTCATCGTACCCCATGCAGGGTATGCCGCTGGGCATGATGCAAGGGGGAAATCAGATGACTCCCATGTCCACGATGAGCACCCAGCTGCCAATTGGTGCGGTGACGCCCCTGAACAGCATGACCATGATGCCCATGATGGGCAGTCCCATGGGCGCCATCGACGCACCCGGGATCAATGCAGTGCTGCCCGACCTGCAGCCCATGGGCTCCATGGGTCAGATGCAGCCGCTGCAGCAGTACAATCCGACGGGATCTTCCACCCAAATGCATCAAGGTCGTCTGACGGGCGGCTGCAGTACGGGAATGGCCGCAGCCTGTCCGTCGTCGCCCACGAATCCTGGCAACTGGAGCTCCAGTCCCAGCTCCAACCAGATGATGAGCAATGCCAACATGTGGCAATACAGCCAGCCCATGCAGAGTCCCCAGCCGCAGtaccagcagctgcagcacttccagcagcagcagaacccATCCCAGCAGCAGGTCAGCCGGATGAAGCCCTCCTACGACGCACCCATGTACCGGGATATGCGCAACGGTCTGAA CAATCCTTTCTAA